In one window of candidate division KSB1 bacterium DNA:
- a CDS encoding fumarate reductase/succinate dehydrogenase flavoprotein subunit: MSQYEKFEHEVLVIGAGGAGLRAAIEASAAGVSVGLVCKSLLGKAHTVMAEGGIAAALANVDNRDNWKVHFADTMRGGQYLNNWRMAELHAKEAPARVNELEAWGALFDRTKDGRILQRNFGGHKYPRLAHVGDRTGLEMIRTLQDHGIHQGLDVHMECTIVTLLKDGDRVVGAFGYDRERGRFKIFHAKAVVLATGGIGRAYRITSNSWEYTGDGMALAYHAGAELIDMEFVQFHPTGMVWPPSVRGILVTEGVRGEGGVLLNKNGRRFMFDDIPELYRNQTADNPEEGWRYTQGDQNARRPPELLTRDHVARCIVREIKEGRGSPHGGVFLDIAWIKEKIPHAAEHIKKKLPSMYHQFMALAGIDITKEPMEVGPTTHYMMGGIRVNADSQMSNVPGLFAAGECAAGLHGANRLGGNSLSDLLVFGKRAGEFAAQFAKDHGAGKLDEKQIEQTAAWALAPFERNKNGENPYKIQDELQDLMQDLVGIVRTQKEMERALEGIQRLKARAEKTGVSGNREYNPGWHTALDLFNLLTVAEAITLAAIERKESRGAHFREDFQAQDKNWGQSILVVRKGANGDMQIAREPLPPMPPELQKVIEEMK; this comes from the coding sequence ATGTCACAATATGAAAAATTCGAGCACGAGGTTTTGGTCATTGGCGCCGGCGGCGCGGGTTTGCGTGCGGCCATTGAAGCTTCAGCAGCAGGCGTTTCGGTTGGCCTGGTTTGCAAATCATTGTTGGGCAAGGCGCACACGGTGATGGCCGAGGGCGGCATCGCGGCGGCGCTGGCGAACGTGGACAATCGCGACAATTGGAAAGTGCATTTTGCCGACACCATGCGCGGCGGGCAATATCTCAACAACTGGCGCATGGCCGAGCTGCACGCGAAAGAAGCGCCGGCGCGTGTGAATGAACTGGAGGCCTGGGGCGCGTTGTTCGACCGCACCAAAGACGGCCGCATTTTGCAGCGCAATTTCGGCGGCCACAAATATCCGCGTCTGGCGCACGTTGGCGACCGCACCGGCCTCGAAATGATCCGCACCCTGCAGGATCACGGCATTCATCAAGGCCTCGACGTTCATATGGAATGCACCATTGTCACGCTTTTGAAAGATGGCGACCGCGTCGTCGGCGCGTTTGGCTATGATCGCGAGCGCGGGCGGTTCAAAATTTTTCACGCCAAAGCCGTGGTGCTGGCCACCGGCGGCATCGGCCGCGCTTACAGAATCACCAGCAACAGTTGGGAGTATACCGGCGACGGCATGGCGCTGGCGTATCATGCCGGCGCCGAGCTGATCGACATGGAGTTTGTGCAATTTCATCCGACTGGCATGGTGTGGCCGCCGAGCGTGCGCGGCATTTTGGTCACCGAAGGTGTGCGCGGCGAGGGCGGCGTGCTGCTCAACAAAAACGGCCGGCGCTTCATGTTCGACGACATTCCGGAATTGTATCGCAATCAAACCGCGGACAATCCCGAAGAAGGCTGGCGCTACACGCAGGGTGATCAGAATGCGCGCCGGCCGCCGGAGCTGCTCACGCGCGATCATGTGGCGCGTTGCATCGTGCGCGAGATCAAAGAAGGCCGTGGCAGTCCGCATGGCGGTGTGTTTCTGGATATTGCCTGGATCAAAGAAAAAATTCCTCATGCGGCGGAGCACATCAAGAAGAAATTGCCGAGCATGTATCATCAGTTCATGGCGCTGGCGGGCATCGACATCACCAAAGAGCCGATGGAAGTGGGGCCGACGACGCATTACATGATGGGCGGCATTCGCGTCAACGCGGATTCGCAGATGTCCAACGTGCCGGGTTTGTTTGCGGCGGGCGAGTGCGCCGCCGGCCTGCATGGAGCGAACCGGCTCGGCGGCAACTCGCTTTCCGACCTGCTGGTGTTCGGCAAACGCGCCGGCGAATTTGCGGCGCAATTTGCCAAGGATCACGGCGCCGGCAAGCTCGATGAAAAGCAGATCGAGCAAACCGCGGCTTGGGCGCTGGCGCCTTTTGAGAGAAACAAGAATGGAGAAAATCCCTACAAGATTCAGGACGAATTGCAAGACCTGATGCAAGACCTCGTCGGCATCGTGCGCACGCAAAAAGAAATGGAGCGGGCGTTGGAAGGCATTCAGCGGCTCAAAGCGCGTGCGGAAAAAACCGGCGTCAGCGGCAACCGCGAATACAATCCGGGCTGGCACACGGCGCTGGACCTTTTCAATTTGCTCACGGTTGCGGAAGCAATTACGCTGGCGGCCATCGAGCGCAAAGAAAGCCGCGGCGCGCACTTTCGCGAGGATTTTCAGGCGCAAGATAAAAATTGGGGGCAATCCATTCTTGTCGTTCGGAAGGGCGCAAACGGCGACATGCAAATCGCGCGTGAGCCGCTGCCGCCCATGCCGCCGGAACTGCAGAAGGTAATTGAGGAGATGAAGTGA
- a CDS encoding succinate dehydrogenase — protein sequence MANAQIVMQRRGFGETSRRDFWWMQPLAVFLGLSAFIIYATWAAFQNAHYTFGPYLSPFYSPEIFGDSPHSWFGPKPSWWPHWLLFSPAFLILWMPGGFRVTCYYYRGAYYKAFWADPPSCTVGEPRQSYRGENSFPLILQNVHRYFLYLALAFLMILSHDVWKALWFENPSTGETSFGVGIGTLVLAGNVIFLGGYTLGCHSMRHLIGGVMDRLSASPTRRRAYNGVSCLNRRHMLWAWISLFWVAFSDVYVRLCAMGIIPDLRII from the coding sequence ATGGCCAATGCGCAAATCGTCATGCAACGACGCGGCTTCGGCGAAACCTCGCGCCGTGATTTTTGGTGGATGCAGCCCCTCGCGGTTTTTCTCGGGCTTTCTGCTTTCATTATCTACGCCACCTGGGCGGCTTTTCAAAATGCCCACTATACTTTCGGCCCTTATCTTTCGCCGTTTTATTCTCCCGAAATTTTCGGCGATTCCCCGCATAGCTGGTTCGGCCCCAAGCCAAGTTGGTGGCCGCATTGGCTGCTCTTCTCGCCGGCCTTTCTGATTCTCTGGATGCCGGGCGGCTTTCGCGTCACCTGTTACTACTATCGCGGCGCCTATTATAAAGCGTTCTGGGCCGATCCGCCCTCATGCACGGTTGGCGAGCCGCGCCAGAGCTATCGCGGCGAGAACTCATTTCCGCTCATTCTGCAAAACGTGCATCGTTACTTTCTTTATTTGGCACTCGCTTTTCTCATGATTCTTTCCCATGATGTTTGGAAAGCCTTGTGGTTTGAAAATCCAAGTACCGGCGAAACTTCATTTGGCGTCGGCATCGGGACGCTCGTGCTCGCCGGCAACGTTATCTTTCTTGGCGGCTACACGCTTGGCTGCCACTCCATGCGCCACCTGATTGGCGGCGTGATGGATCGGCTTTCGGCATCGCCAACGCGGCGGCGCGCGTACAACGGCGTGAGCTGCCTCAATCGCCGCCACATGCTATGGGCTTGGATAAGCCTCTTCTGGGTCGCCTTTTCGGATGTTTATGTTCGGCTCTGCGCGATGGGAATTATTCCGGATCTGAGGATCATCTGA